One Sodalinema gerasimenkoae IPPAS B-353 DNA segment encodes these proteins:
- a CDS encoding chorismate lyase — protein MTATFEYPDRTDACRTWNALDLIWQGGEDAVRNGLPHQQLAPAWQMLLLGDGSPTRHLRLLTGEATEVDVIDMSAIGTDGDCAPDLIKAVPSPRLRRQVWLRTASGQRLAYATSWWEASHIDDYLQNRSLPIWENLSRIHAELYRDVRGIYYGHSRPLEQAFNQSGPFWGRHYLFWHHGQPLTLIYEVFSPYLQNYLGPMRGEENRK, from the coding sequence TTGACTGCGACGTTCGAGTATCCCGATCGCACTGATGCCTGCCGAACTTGGAACGCCCTTGATCTCATTTGGCAAGGGGGAGAAGACGCGGTTCGTAATGGCCTACCCCACCAGCAACTCGCCCCCGCCTGGCAAATGTTGCTCCTCGGCGATGGGTCCCCCACCCGTCACCTACGTCTCCTCACCGGCGAAGCCACCGAAGTCGATGTCATTGATATGTCAGCCATCGGCACCGACGGAGATTGCGCCCCCGATCTCATCAAAGCCGTTCCCAGTCCCCGACTACGGCGACAAGTCTGGCTACGTACTGCCTCCGGGCAACGACTGGCCTACGCCACCTCCTGGTGGGAAGCCAGTCACATCGACGACTACCTGCAAAACCGTTCTCTTCCCATCTGGGAAAACCTCTCCCGTATCCATGCCGAACTTTATCGCGATGTACGGGGCATCTATTACGGTCACTCACGACCCCTAGAACAGGCTTTTAACCAGTCAGGCCCCTTCTGGGGTCGTCATTACCTATTTTGGCATCATGGTCAGCCCCTGACCCTCATCTATGAAGTCTTTTCCCCCTATCTTCAGAACTATTTGGGGCCGATGAGGGGGGAAGAGAATAGGAAATAG
- a CDS encoding pentapeptide repeat-containing protein has translation MTGRDGELRTTDELLKRYKAGEREFEQVRLSGADLHNTILHGIDLSEAILNQANLSRADLRGADLSWVDLSGADLRGADLRGAILTRADLSGANLSHANLLRADLSLANLEEANLSEAILPDGTIQGVITPLEEDAVDDTGGTVLRLYYHPVSWNARRVWIALLEKGISFELVALKLDGDQRSPQFREVNPFGQVPVLVDGDVTVLESLAILDYVEAIAPYPPLVPREPKALATVRMIEMLTVNELLPRLMPLMRHEFGETRLDQSALTEVHESLDEVLRVFEETLQGRSYFGGAALSLADIVAGTVIPWLPRLGHLLPKFPQLQGWCDLLHQRQTWQQTEPTEGELAAAESHLRQLLAPT, from the coding sequence ATGACAGGACGCGACGGAGAACTACGCACGACAGATGAACTTCTGAAACGCTACAAGGCAGGAGAACGGGAGTTTGAGCAGGTTCGCCTGAGTGGGGCGGATTTACACAATACGATTTTGCATGGGATTGATTTGAGTGAGGCGATTCTCAATCAGGCGAATCTCAGCCGTGCGGATTTACGTGGGGCGGATTTGAGTTGGGTGGACTTGAGTGGGGCAGATTTGCGTGGGGCGGATTTACGCGGGGCGATTCTGACTCGGGCCGATTTGAGTGGGGCCAATCTCAGTCACGCGAATCTGTTGCGGGCGGATCTGAGTTTAGCCAATCTTGAGGAGGCAAATTTGAGTGAGGCGATTCTCCCGGATGGAACGATTCAAGGGGTGATTACGCCCCTGGAGGAGGATGCTGTTGATGATACGGGGGGGACGGTGTTGCGGCTGTACTATCACCCGGTGTCCTGGAATGCGCGGCGGGTGTGGATTGCGCTGCTGGAAAAAGGGATTTCCTTTGAGTTGGTGGCCCTGAAGTTAGATGGGGACCAGCGATCGCCCCAGTTCCGGGAGGTCAACCCCTTTGGGCAGGTTCCGGTGTTAGTAGATGGGGATGTTACGGTGCTGGAGTCCTTAGCGATTCTGGATTATGTTGAGGCGATCGCCCCTTATCCTCCCCTAGTCCCCCGAGAACCGAAGGCGTTGGCGACGGTACGAATGATTGAGATGTTGACGGTGAATGAGTTATTGCCACGTTTAATGCCGCTGATGCGTCATGAGTTTGGGGAAACCCGCTTAGATCAGTCGGCGTTAACGGAGGTGCATGAGTCCCTAGATGAGGTATTACGGGTCTTTGAGGAGACGTTGCAGGGACGGTCCTATTTTGGGGGGGCAGCCCTGAGTCTGGCGGATATTGTGGCAGGTACGGTGATTCCCTGGTTGCCCCGTTTAGGCCATCTCCTCCCGAAGTTCCCGCAGTTACAAGGCTGGTGTGATTTATTGCACCAACGTCAGACTTGGCAACAAACGGAACCCACGGAAGGAGAACTGGCTGCCGCTGAGTCCCATTTACGACAACTCTTGGCACCGACCTAA
- a CDS encoding CheR family methyltransferase, producing the protein MFNADWVQRFSSLIARHTGLLIRPQDERNLCKKLEQRLLKSGLSSPSQYYDLLRLGVDNPLTVDRQTNASRREWKALIRRLVVTESYFFRDRGQFELLRSRLLPEILVKKRNIAAQQGQRPQLKIWSAACASGEEPYSLAMVLWELLSDRDSWDLQIMGTDINDESLAHARRGDYSAWSFRQVDASVQRQYFQRQGDRYLLNPEIRRLVSFKRLNLVSDPFPDVNLNLYDLDLILCRNVFIYFNQRAIEQVLDKFYHSLGLGGYLIAAHAELQSSSHHRFHSQLFPQSVVYQRCDRLEPQGRLAGRSPIAPPTRCQAPPPPTPLTVFAQPPSPVPLKRLAPPPVVPKFDPVPSLETEKPHWQEARHHFQASAYRRAIHAAERVLSQHPRHVEAYLLIARAYANLGEYQKAVYYCLQALEVDSLAVAPHYLLAHLYEAQGNIDRAKQVLKKIVYLAPTMPLAYLELAQIYRLEGDLRRAAHMEGSAVKLLRSLPPSTPMDVDTQLTAGDLLQQLNQP; encoded by the coding sequence ATGTTCAACGCTGACTGGGTTCAACGTTTCTCTTCGTTAATTGCACGTCATACGGGATTACTCATTCGCCCCCAAGACGAGCGCAATTTGTGCAAAAAATTAGAACAACGGTTGTTAAAGTCGGGACTTTCGTCTCCTTCGCAGTACTACGATTTATTGCGCCTTGGAGTGGACAATCCCTTAACGGTGGATCGCCAGACGAATGCTAGTCGGCGAGAATGGAAGGCCTTGATTCGTCGCTTGGTGGTGACGGAGAGTTATTTTTTCCGCGATCGCGGTCAGTTTGAGTTGCTGCGATCGCGTCTGTTGCCGGAGATTCTGGTCAAAAAGCGCAACATCGCTGCCCAACAGGGACAACGTCCCCAGTTGAAGATTTGGAGTGCCGCTTGTGCCTCGGGTGAGGAACCCTATTCGTTAGCGATGGTTCTCTGGGAGTTACTGAGCGATCGCGATAGCTGGGACTTGCAGATCATGGGGACGGATATCAATGATGAAAGCTTAGCCCATGCCCGACGAGGGGACTATAGTGCTTGGTCTTTTCGTCAGGTGGATGCGTCGGTTCAACGTCAGTATTTCCAACGACAGGGCGATCGCTACCTCCTAAATCCAGAGATTCGCCGCTTGGTGAGCTTTAAGCGCCTCAATCTGGTCAGTGACCCCTTTCCCGACGTTAATCTGAATCTCTATGACCTGGACTTAATCCTCTGCCGCAATGTCTTTATCTACTTCAACCAACGGGCGATCGAACAGGTCTTAGACAAGTTCTATCACAGCCTGGGCTTAGGGGGCTACCTGATTGCCGCCCATGCCGAATTACAAAGCTCAAGTCATCATCGGTTCCATAGTCAACTGTTTCCCCAATCGGTGGTGTACCAACGCTGCGATCGCCTGGAGCCTCAGGGCCGGCTTGCTGGGCGCAGTCCCATCGCCCCTCCCACCCGTTGTCAGGCCCCACCCCCACCGACACCTCTAACAGTTTTTGCCCAGCCCCCGAGTCCGGTGCCACTCAAACGCCTGGCGCCCCCGCCAGTGGTGCCTAAGTTCGACCCAGTCCCAAGCCTGGAGACGGAGAAGCCCCATTGGCAGGAAGCCCGCCATCATTTTCAAGCCTCCGCCTATCGCCGGGCCATTCACGCCGCCGAACGGGTCTTATCTCAGCACCCCCGTCATGTGGAGGCCTACCTTTTAATTGCCCGGGCCTATGCCAATCTTGGAGAGTATCAAAAGGCCGTGTATTACTGCTTACAAGCCCTAGAGGTGGACTCGTTGGCGGTTGCCCCCCATTATCTCCTGGCTCATCTCTATGAGGCCCAGGGCAATATCGACCGAGCCAAACAGGTGTTAAAGAAAATTGTCTATCTCGCCCCAACCATGCCTTTAGCCTATTTGGAACTGGCGCAAATCTACCGCCTAGAAGGAGATCTGCGACGGGCTGCACACATGGAGGGCAGTGCGGTGAAACTGCTGCGATCGCTGCCGCCGAGCACCCCCATGGATGTTGACACTCAACTGACGGCGGGGGACCTGTTGCAGCAGCTTAACCAGCCCTAA
- the lepA gene encoding translation elongation factor 4: MTDVPVSRIRNFSIIAHIDHGKSTLADRLLSYTGTVEQRKMKEQFLDNMDLERERGITIKLQAARMNYTAKDGQSYVLNLIDTPGHVDFSYEVSRSLAACEGALLVVDASQGVEAQTLANVYLALENDLEIIPVLNKIDLPGAEPERVIEEIEEVVGLDCSEAIHASAKEGIGIPEILEYLVHQVPPPQDTVDEPLRALIFDSYYDPYRGVIVYFRIMDGTLQQGDRVRFMASKKEFDLDEIGILCPTQQQVDSLHAGEVGYLAAAIKAVEDARVGDTITLAKTPADSPLPGYTEAKPMVFCGLFPTDSDQFEDLRDALEKLKLNDASLNYEPETSSAMGFGFRCGFLGLLHMEIIQERLEREYNLDLITTAPSVVYHVTTTDGEVINIDNPSLMPDPVQREKIEEPYVQVDLITPEEYVGTLMELCQGRRGEFKNMKYLTPTRTTLIYELPLAEVVTDFFDQVKSRSRGYASMEYQMIGYRENDLVRLDVMVNSDPVDALAVIVHRDKAYPVGRALVEKLKELIPRHQFKVPLQASIGSRIIASERIPALRKDVLAKCYGGDISRKKKLLKKQAKGKKRMKAIGTVDVPQEAFMAMLKL, encoded by the coding sequence ATGACCGACGTACCCGTTTCCCGCATCCGCAACTTCTCCATCATCGCCCACATCGACCACGGTAAATCTACCTTGGCCGATCGCCTGCTGTCCTACACCGGAACCGTAGAACAGCGCAAAATGAAAGAACAGTTCCTAGACAACATGGACTTGGAACGGGAACGGGGCATCACCATCAAACTTCAGGCGGCGCGGATGAACTACACCGCCAAAGATGGCCAAAGCTACGTCCTCAACCTCATCGATACCCCCGGACATGTGGACTTCTCCTACGAAGTCTCCCGTTCCCTCGCCGCCTGTGAAGGGGCATTACTGGTGGTAGATGCCTCCCAAGGGGTCGAAGCCCAAACCCTGGCCAATGTTTATCTCGCCCTAGAAAACGACCTCGAAATCATCCCCGTCCTCAACAAAATTGACCTCCCTGGGGCCGAACCTGAGCGCGTCATCGAAGAAATCGAAGAAGTCGTGGGCCTCGACTGTTCCGAAGCCATCCACGCCTCCGCCAAAGAAGGTATTGGTATCCCCGAAATCTTGGAATACCTAGTTCATCAAGTTCCACCGCCCCAGGACACCGTTGACGAACCCCTGCGGGCCTTGATTTTTGACAGTTACTACGACCCCTATCGCGGCGTAATTGTCTACTTCCGCATCATGGACGGAACCCTCCAACAGGGCGATCGCGTCCGCTTCATGGCCTCGAAAAAAGAATTTGACCTCGACGAAATCGGTATCCTCTGCCCCACTCAGCAACAAGTGGACAGCCTCCACGCCGGAGAAGTGGGCTATCTCGCCGCCGCCATCAAAGCCGTCGAAGATGCTCGCGTCGGTGACACCATCACCCTCGCCAAAACCCCCGCCGACAGTCCCCTCCCCGGCTACACCGAAGCCAAACCCATGGTCTTCTGTGGCCTATTCCCCACCGACTCCGACCAATTTGAGGACCTACGGGACGCCCTCGAAAAACTCAAACTCAACGACGCCTCCCTCAACTACGAACCCGAAACCTCCAGCGCCATGGGGTTCGGTTTCCGTTGCGGCTTCCTGGGCCTGTTGCACATGGAAATTATCCAGGAACGCCTCGAACGGGAATATAACCTGGACTTAATTACCACCGCCCCCTCCGTGGTGTACCACGTCACCACCACCGACGGTGAAGTCATCAACATCGACAACCCCAGTTTGATGCCCGATCCGGTTCAGCGAGAGAAAATCGAAGAACCCTATGTGCAGGTAGACTTAATTACCCCCGAGGAGTACGTCGGAACCCTCATGGAACTTTGCCAAGGTCGTCGCGGCGAGTTCAAAAACATGAAATACCTCACCCCCACCCGCACCACCCTAATTTACGAATTACCCCTAGCCGAAGTGGTGACCGACTTTTTCGACCAAGTCAAATCGCGATCGCGCGGCTATGCCAGCATGGAATATCAAATGATTGGCTACCGTGAAAACGACCTAGTACGTCTCGATGTCATGGTCAACAGCGATCCCGTCGATGCCCTAGCCGTCATCGTCCACCGAGACAAAGCCTATCCCGTCGGTCGTGCCCTCGTCGAAAAACTCAAAGAATTGATTCCCCGCCATCAGTTCAAAGTGCCATTACAAGCCTCAATCGGCAGCCGCATTATTGCCAGCGAACGCATCCCCGCCCTCCGCAAAGATGTCTTAGCAAAATGCTACGGCGGCGATATTTCCCGCAAGAAAAAACTGCTCAAGAAACAAGCCAAAGGCAAGAAACGCATGAAAGCGATCGGTACCGTCGACGTTCCCCAAGAAGCCTTCATGGCCATGCTCAAACTTTAA
- a CDS encoding chemotaxis protein CheW produces MTSMDLSPYLLFDIDRSHYAINAKVVEEVFFLPELTPIAEAPRDIVGMFNLRGTVVPVLDLSRRLGHRPQRYQLSDSLITIDHDGTTVTFLVNHVREVVQLDPQSITRKFIYQLEETSAHSSDAPPGDPHTPPLRQRQRFLKGVVQFETHLVSILDEEAILRTLRQQLPEEEELTEKFSRDLSDADQQERDRFEFCPDASLEEQDVFRQRANSLRIPTETPDLKQILSLAVVALQGEYFGIDLQVVREFTDVRNITPIPCCPPHVVGNMNLRGEILTLIRINQCLNLERTLSEGDRGPDQRGRAVVVQVDEMVVGILVDEVFDVTPIDPGKISPMPTAIRATSDEYLQGTVLYEATALTILDIRKLLSQGELVVDEEP; encoded by the coding sequence ATGACTTCTATGGATCTATCTCCCTATCTCTTATTTGATATTGACCGCAGCCACTATGCCATCAATGCAAAGGTGGTTGAGGAAGTGTTTTTTCTGCCGGAACTGACCCCCATCGCTGAAGCCCCACGGGACATTGTGGGAATGTTTAACCTGCGGGGTACGGTCGTCCCCGTGTTAGATCTATCTCGCCGCTTAGGACATCGCCCTCAACGCTATCAGTTGAGCGATAGCCTAATCACCATTGATCATGATGGGACAACGGTTACGTTTTTAGTCAATCATGTACGAGAGGTAGTTCAGCTCGATCCTCAAAGCATTACCCGTAAGTTTATCTATCAACTTGAGGAGACTAGCGCTCATTCCTCGGATGCCCCTCCTGGAGACCCTCACACACCGCCTCTGCGTCAACGCCAACGCTTTTTGAAAGGTGTGGTTCAATTTGAAACCCATCTTGTCTCAATCTTGGACGAAGAGGCAATTCTACGGACGCTGCGCCAACAACTCCCTGAGGAGGAGGAACTGACGGAGAAGTTCAGCCGCGATCTCTCAGATGCCGACCAACAGGAGCGCGATCGCTTTGAGTTTTGCCCAGATGCCAGTCTGGAGGAACAAGATGTCTTTCGGCAACGGGCCAATAGTCTGCGCATCCCTACGGAAACCCCGGACTTAAAACAGATCTTATCTCTGGCGGTTGTGGCCTTACAGGGGGAGTATTTTGGGATTGATCTTCAGGTGGTGCGCGAGTTTACGGATGTTCGTAATATCACCCCCATCCCCTGTTGTCCGCCTCATGTGGTGGGCAATATGAATCTACGGGGGGAAATTCTCACCTTAATTCGGATTAATCAATGCCTTAATCTTGAGCGGACTTTATCGGAGGGCGATCGCGGTCCGGATCAGCGCGGACGAGCGGTGGTGGTGCAAGTTGATGAGATGGTCGTCGGTATTCTAGTCGATGAGGTGTTTGATGTGACTCCCATCGATCCTGGCAAAATCTCCCCGATGCCAACGGCGATTCGTGCCACTTCAGATGAGTACCTACAGGGAACAGTTCTCTATGAAGCGACAGCCTTGACGATTTTAGATATCCGTAAACTGCTTAGCCAAGGGGAATTAGTGGTGGATGAGGAACCCTAA